The Raphanus sativus cultivar WK10039 chromosome 2, ASM80110v3, whole genome shotgun sequence genome includes a region encoding these proteins:
- the LOC108843590 gene encoding protein PHLOEM PROTEIN 2-LIKE A10 codes for MDLSLGKKGFSFAQRNKKWILLALSGYGAFRVYHSPSVSHKRKQISKLFTLLFKLIEAASHSAEAVSLITKDLTEFLRSDSDQIPNSLKQISKLANSDEVNSSLVRFTQAVTVGLLRGYRLDESGSGFTDRVMDKLFTKTGSGFASVIVGSFARNLVVALYSASSSSGESKLLDAICSDDGRKLIGDCVQRFVSTAVSVYLDKTTEVNVFDDLFAGLTNPKHGHKVKQTLVTVCNGAVETFVRASRRKTTEPESDRTWIDVVTSSLSVPSNRKYVVDLTGRVTFETVRSLLEVLIERANGKVESYVEKVRERGNETRRFVRVKSSLLHSLCLSLCLQIVEAPWILTPRN; via the coding sequence ATGGATTTGTCTTTGGGTAAAAAGGGTTTCAGTTTTGCTCAGAGAAACAAGAAGTGGATCTTACTTGCACTCAGTGGTTACGGCGCCTTTAGGGTTTATCACTCTCCTTCTGTCTcccacaaaagaaaacaaatctctAAGCTCTTCACTCTCCTCTTCAAACTCATCGAAGCAGCCTCTCACTCCGCCGAAGCTGTTAGCTTGATCACCAAGGATCTAACGGAGTTTCTAAGATCAGATTCCGACCAAATCCCAAACAGCTTGAAACAGATCTCCAAACTCGCCAACTCGGATGAGGTCAACTCCTCCTTGGTCAGATTCACACAAGCCGTGACAGTCGGGTTGCTCAGAGGTTACCGGTTAGATGAATCCGGGTCCGGTTTTACGGATCGGGTCATGGATAAGCTTTTCACTAAAACCGGGTCCGGTTTCGCTTCGGTTATCGTCGGTAGCTTCGCTAGAAACTTGGTCGTCGCGCTCTACTCCGCATCATCATCCTCCGGCGAGTCGAAATTGCTCGACGCGATTTGCTCCGACGACGGGAGGAAGCTAATCGGCGATTGCGTTCAGCGTTTCGTTAGCACGGCGGTTTCGGTTTATCTCGACAAGACCACGGAGGTTAACGTGTTTGACGATTTATTCGCCGGTTTAACCAATCCGAAACACGGACACAAGGTTAAGCAAACGCTAGTAACGGTATGTAACGGTGCGGTTGAAACGTTCGTGAGAGCGTCGAGAAGAAAAACCACAGAACCGGAATCGGACCGGACGTGGATCGATGTGGTAACGTCGTCGTTGTCTGTACCGAGTAACCGGAAATACGTTGTGGACTTAACCGGGAGGGTAACGTTCGAGACGGTTAGATCTTTGTTAGAAGTGTTGATAGAGAGAGCGAACGGGAAAGTGGAGAGTTATGTGGAGAAAGTTAGAGAGAGGGGAAATGAGACGAGGAGATTCGTCAGAGTGAAATCATCACTTCTTCATAGTTTATGTTTGTCTCTGTGTTTACAGATTGTTGAAGCTCCATGGATACTGACTCCGAGAAACTGA